In Plasmodium coatneyi strain Hackeri chromosome 4, complete sequence, the genomic window ctATAACAATAGGTGTGttctcacatttttttgccctcTTCAAATTAGgagttataaaaaaagaaacacaaaATGGTGCCTCACCTTTTTGAGTAAGCGATTCTTCTAGCAGAAAAATGTCGGTGTGTTTATCGCCGCAGAGGGGGTCGCCTTTTCTAAAGGAAAGCCCACATACGTGTTCGATCGAacaagaaaggaaaaaaaaaaaaaaaaaaaaaaaaaaaaaaaaacattcggAGAAGGCCCCAATGTGCGCTAGAGTACTTCTACATGTGCCACACCGTTTAGATGTGCATGCACAACGATGCCTTGCTTCGATCTGCTCACCCTCTTGATAACAAAATATCCACTTGCACGAAGTGCTCCCAATTGTGGGGCcccctcaaaaaaaagtacacccTATCGTGGTGCTTCCCCCAAAACAGCAGCGACTCACACAGTTATACACAATGAGGAGTTGCAATTTCGCTAAACTGGCCGAGTTAAGGCATCCGCTGGGTATAAATTCCCCCAAAACGACATACATACGAAGGTTAAAAATAAGGATCAAGCAATTCAGCACAAtgaaaatgcacacatgcaaGCATCTCATCGAGACGAACGAGTTGCATGACCttataaagaacaaaagggaGCATTTGCTATTTGACGCAAGCGGTTACAATATCAggcagggggaaaaatataaaaactcCTTTGATGAGCACgaacaggaagaaagaatagaaGGAAGCATCTCCTTCAATTCGATAGTTACCTCCAATGAAAAtcccaatttttcttttttcttcccaactgaagaagaatttttctCCTACCTAAGGAAGCTACTTGTGGAAAGTCCAGtggacataaaaataaatacactaGAAGATGTGCCTATCATTTTTTACGAAAAggatgaaatattttatgcccCCAGAATTTGGTTCATGTTCAAATTATATGGAttccaaaatgtgcaaattttaaatggCGGTTTGAATAAATGGCTCAATGAGGAAAGGGACGTCTTGGCAACAGTTGGAAAGGCACAAATATTTGAGCACCTTCCACAGAGGGACAAAATTATCCAAGTCGAAAAACTGATAAAAGAacatgtagaaaaaaataaaaaacaaataagtgAAAATTGGAATAAAAGCATATACCATTATGCAGATATAGACAATTTCATCAccggaaggaagaaaaaaaatgataacatGGGACGTTTTGTCCTTGTGGATACCAGGCCGAACAGCTCCTTTAGCGCGCTGTTGCCCAttaatgaaaaggaaaaagtggacaATTTCATTCCCTTTTCGGTTAACATACCTTATCATCATTTTATTAGAAGCCATAAtgagaaatataaattttttacttttaaaaatgaggCCGAAATAAGGAACATTTGTGACAAGTACGATCTTCTAAATGAGCAGAAGACGGTCATATCGACATGCAGCAAAGGAATCAGTGCCTGTGTTTTactcttccttctgcatCAGCTAAATAAGCCGCTCCACCAACTGGCACTGTATCATGGGAGCCTTGTCGATTATATGTTTAGGAAGTACGGCCTTCAGTAGGAGGTGTGCGTGGTTGGCCATTTGttttgctttcttcctttaggTGAGCAGAAGGGGACACCTCTTCTTCAAGATAGGTTTTCCGCCTTTGTTATCATCCCAGTTGAAGAGAAGCAACGTTGTTACTttgttatgtttttttttttttttttttttttcgttcctccaactgaacaaatttgaaagGGGAAACCCGAGTGTACGTacaacactttttttttttttttttccctcccacATGGGAAGAACAAGCCATTACATACAAACAGGTATACATATTTGCATATATGAACCTTTTCTGAACAATACTGAAGGAGAAGCTTCCCCAGCGTGAATTCGTTTGGACATCACCACGATGAAAAAGTTTGGAgagatatatttttgtttcctcGTCTTTGTTGTCCATTCTATTGTGTATACATTACCGTGTAtgccaaaatgaagaacaacaaaagtaaagggggaaataaaaagaaagtcCAAACGGCAAAGGGCGGGGGTATTACTACCCATGGGAATTCGGACTCCCCAAAAATTGCCCTCCAAAATGGGGGTGGTAAAGACAAGCAGAAAGGGGAAGCCATAGAAGGCTCCCATGAAAAGGTAACTCAACAGGAAGATCGAAACAAACCTTCCGATGGTCATCAAACTACAGATAACAATTTTGAAGGGGCTAAAATGATAAGCGCCAGCCCGTCCTCCGTGTGTGCACCTATGCAGGTTCGCCCCTCAGGGAAAAAGGTGGAATAccccaaaaaggaaagcaataGGAAGAAgccacaaaaagggaaaacgaTCATCAAAAAGGGTGCCCCTTCCTCGGGTGATATAAATATAGAGAGTGAAAAACAAAGCagtaataacaaaaaaaggaataaaccGACCACTGGGGAAGACAGCAAAAAGGGGTTGAAAAAAGAGATgcatgaggaagaaaaaaagacgaaaggGGAGACTGCATACGAAGTACCCCCCACTAAGGAACAACCCACCATAGGGAAAGACTTAGCGCAAAGTagtggagaaaaagaagCCGCAATCATCTCACCAGATCACCAAATATTGGAGAGTGAATCAGGTAAAAAGTGTGAGGACCCCCACGTGGATTCCGAAAATGCCAATGGAGTGAAAACAAatgcaaataaaaagaggaaaataagcaaaaaaggCGAAGTGGACGGGCAAAACGAAACGAGCAGTCagtgcgaaaaaaaggacggaCAAGCAGTCACTTCACAGCCTGACACGATCAATGAAGAAGGTAAGGCCCCCCCCGAGACAACCACCTtgatcgaaaaaaaaagccaaaaaaCTGCCTGCAAAAGCGACGCGGCAAATAAAccaaaaggagcaaaaattACCCTCagcgaagaagaaacaaaagaaaaaatttacaaatatATGAAGCAAACGAATAGACCCTACTCAGTTATTAATGTGTACGACAACCTACACGGCACCATCAGCAAAAACGTTGTCCAAAAATTAATGGACGAATtgagtacagaaaaaaaactccaaTGTAAGGAGTATGGGAAAGCCAAAGTATATCTGGTCAATCAAAGGGAATTTAAAAGCCTAAATATGcaggaaatggaaaaattaaaaaaggacatTGAAGGGATGAGAGAGCAAACCGAAGTAgccaaaaataattttaaccattttgctaaaataaaaaaaaaggtcactCAAGATTTAGAGCTAGTAGAAAATGTGGataaatacaaaaaggaatttcacctagtggaggaagaaataaaaatgtaccaaGAGGCAAACAAAGCATGCAAGCTAACTGCAGACGAAATTGACCTgattaaaaagaaacatgGCTACTTACACGCTATGTGGCTTAAGAGGAAAAACCTCTGCGTGGAAATAATTAAGTGCGTTGCCACTGTAACGGATAAGGACACCAAGGGCGTCATCTTCCACTTGGGCATCGACGTCGACGAGGACGTGGTCCCGCTCAGCTTGTACTCCTAGGGTGATAATGCGGCAAAATCGCCACACACaggaaattaattttttttacaaaaggggaaagcacCCAAAGTTCACATGCGTTTGTAACGTATGTACACTTTGACGAGGAGCACTGATTAAGTCTTAAAGCGAATTGACacgggggaggaaaaaaaaaaaaaaaaaaaaattccatcaTTGCAgatggaggaaggagaagttaAGAATGCGTTTAAAATGAGACAAATGCCAACTGAACGGATATCCATTTGGCCATACGCGTGAAAGGTGGATCCACCTTTGGGGTCTTTTCCACTTGCACACCAGTTCGGTATtcactttcctcttttgACCGCGCAGGAAGGCGTATATACAACGCAGCGAAAAAGGACGCCATAgtgaagtacaaaaaaaaaaaaaaaaaaaaaaaaaaaaaaaaaaaatagctcgATGGTTAGCTAATTAGCATTGCACTGCTATACCCACGCCGGGGGATAGGGGGTAGCCCAAATTAGGTCTCTTTCACCACAATTTTGGGAAAGACATTCATTGTCTGCAGCTCCTGGAAGAGCAATTTGCACGCATAGGGCATTTTAACAAGAGCATTTTTGTCACACTTCTGACAGAAGGTGCAGTAAGTGTCGTAACCCATCATTCCACAATCTTCACAAATGTACACATCACACACATCACTACTTAACATTAATCGTTCAAGTAACAAATTACTAACACCATATGCTATGAGGCAATCTCTTTCCATTTCACCTAACCGTAATCCTCCTTCTTTGGACCTCCCTTCAGTTGGTTGTCTAGTTAACAACTGTCTTGGTCCTCTAGCCCTGGCATGGATTTTATCCTGTACCATGTGCTTTAACTTCTGATAATAAATGGGTCCCATAAAGATATACGTTTCTAGCGGTTCCCCCGTTAACCCAGAGTACAGCAATTCTTTACTAGAACAGTTGAAGCCatatttaaacaaaatggatGCCATCTCCTCAAAGGGGGTGCCACTAAAAATGGATCCATATTTTAATTCTCCATCTAGCACTGCTGATTTGGAGGCAACAAGTTCGAGTAACTTCCCCACTGTCATACGGGATGGAAATCCATGTGGGTTCATAATTAAATCAGGGCATATACCAGATTCAGTAAATGGCATATCTTCCTGATTAACTAGCAAACCGACGACTCCCTTTTGGCCATGCCTTGAGCTAAATTTATCCCCCAATTCGGGTAGTCTTGTTTGGCGCATaataattttgtaaatttttaaccCTTCTGCGTTTTctgtaaaaataattttgtcaATATAAGATGGGTACACACTTTTGTATTTAACCTCATTCGCCTTTAAATCGTTTAAGTCGATTTTGCTGATATCCTTCACGTGATCTTTAACGTTTTTTGGtgaatatttatttatgtacactTGTCCTTCTTTTAGTAGATAGCCAATGGAGACTACTCCGTCTACGTCCAAAGAgtgatattttttaatttccttgttgtggaattttttcGGCTCCTCCACGTTGGTGACTGCGCCGTTTTCTGCGTGgtctccttcttccttcacttggCGTTGCTTCGGTACGGCATGTTGCTTCTCCTGAAGCTGCTTTTCCTGCCGTTGTTTGTCCTGCCGCTGCTGCAGTTTGCTGATCGCCAGGGGGGAGGGCAACACCAAATCGTTGGACCCGTTAAAGTACTTCTTCAACTCCACGGCATGCTTCCTCAGAGACATGCACCTTCCGAAGCCCCTATCGATCGAGGACTTGTTCATGACAATGGCGTCCTCAATGTCGTACCCGCCGAAACTCATAACGGCCACGATGGCATTCTGTCCAGCAGGCAATTTTTCAAAGTTAATAAATTCAATCGTCTTGGATTTTACTAGCGGTTTCTGGGGGTAAACGAGCAGATACAGTAAAGTATCACACCGAACGAACTGATTATATCCAATGGCTCCAATGGCCTGCTTACCCATTGCACATTGGTAGGTATTACGGGGACTCTGATTATGATTCGGATAAGGAATGAGTCCAGCTACCACCCCCAATATGGTCAGGGGGTCTATTTCCAGATGAGTCGTATTTACAGAAATGTCTGACTCGTTCAGCGCGATAAGAAGATTGTTCTGTTCATTCACGTCTATCCACTCGATGACGGAACTTTTAAGTAAATCGAAAAAGTTAATGGTTCCTTTTTCTAGTGACAAAATATGCTCCTGAGTCAGCTTtgattttccattttccacaATTATTAGCGGCCTGCACAACCTCCCACCGTCAGTCGAAATGTAAATAGCGttatgcaaaaaattgtCGTATATAGAAACGAACTGCCCAATTTTGCCATACCTTCTTAAGCACCTAATTCGTCTCATAAATACGCGTGGCTTCTTATGCACACCTAGAAGTATCCCattaaaaattacaaaaaaaattccctccTTGTACATTTCCTCTCCTGTTAGACTGTCACTGTCTTCCACCCCCAGGGTGTATAATATTTCAATTAGGTGTTCATTATTTTCGTTATCATTTGTGACATGTGTCATGAGGGCTAAATTTTTCACTAATCCACAGGATTCCCCTTCTGGAGTATCACAGGGGCATAGAACTCCCCACTGCGATGGTTGCAATGCCCTTGGCCCACTAACCTTTCTACCTTTTTCGAATTGCGAATTCAGTCTGGTCATCATACCAATACATGCAATGAAGGATAAACGGGACAATACCTGAGATACTCcacttttctccattttaaATCTTTTAATGTTCCAGTTTCCCGTCGAAATTGCTGCTTGCATCCCCCTCGTAATGATATCCTTTGGTAGACTCCTAAACACATCAGGGTAGGTTTCATTTATATTTCCGCTGTACTTTAACTTGGACGTATAATTACTTTGCATATACTTGCTGAGCGTCTGATCTATCTGCTTCTTCAGGGTGAAGTAAAAACGTTTGTATAAATCTTCAAAAAGAAGGGATATTAGCTGCCCAGCTAGCTCCAACCTCTTATTACCATAGTAGTCCTTATCATCTAATTCGTTTTTATTATTTGCGCTATCTAGAACCCGTCTAATCATCAGACAGATGCATCTAGCTTTGTTTCTAAAATCGTACTTGTTCTTCTGCTGAATGTGGGATAGAAGAACTCTGCTCAGAAAATCCAACCCTTCTTCGATAAtgtccttttcattttttacttgcttttccttcatggAACTGAAGAACCCCTTGGCTAGCAATCTCGGCCTAATCTTCTTCCCTATGTAGAGCAGTGCATCTAAATTTGTCCTTATATTCTCACTGTACAGCTCATACAGGGATAGTAGAATCCCGTTCAGGTAATTCCTGTGCGAACCTATCATTTGAAATATTTCCTGGTCGGTTTCATACCCCATGGCTCTAAGGATAATACACACGCCAATATCTTCAATGAAGGAATTATGCTTTAGGTAcaatttgttgttcttataaaCAATGGCACATCTACTCTTAGACTCTGCTGTTGTAGATGTGATCGTTGCACAGATATTATGTTTTATGTCCATCTCTACAATGATTCTATTTTTTGACAGCTGCTCCTGCATTAGAAGAACCCTTTCCGTCCCTTTAACGATGAAGTACCCCCCAGGGTCGTAGGGACACTCACCCAATTTCATCAGTTCCTCTTCACTCTTATTGTTTAGAATACATATGTCACTTCTTAACATGACAGGCAATCTCCCTATCTCCACGTTATTCTTTCTAATTATGTTGCTACCTTTTACGTATTCTACATCTACATAGATGGGAGCCGAATAGGTTAAGTCTCTTTGTCGACATATCTGTGGAGTCAAATTTGTTTCTatcatattttcttcaacCAAAGGTCTCCCTACAAATATATCTAAAAACTCCACATAGAAATGCTCATCTATATCggattttaaaattttatttgttgTTGCATTCATTATTGTCTTTATCTCATGCCTGATGAAATAGTTGTACGACTCGATGTGCTGTTTAACCAATCCCTTCACCTTTAAGTACGCTGGCAACAGCTTCCATTTTTCggtcacattttttatatccttcGATTCTTCATAGATCTTTTTATTATGTGCCCTACTTTTTACGACAAGTTCGGAGAAGTTGTCTTCTGctctgtttttccccctattGGGGATAGACCTAGGGGGATCAGAACAGATGGGGATTCCATCCATTGGTTCGATCTTTACCCCTTCATGTGTCTTACCGTTTGGTTTATCCTCCCTAAATTGGACGAACCGTTGGTTAATCGCTTCGACCTGGTCGCTGCGTTGCGCCAACCCCGGGGAGTACCCCTCACCGATGTTATCCTgcttttttacattcttctGCTGGGAAGCACTCCCCCTAAGGGTCCCTTcacctacatttttatactCATTTACGTCACCTGAAAAGGCGATGCTGCTCATCTCATCGTCCGATTCGTTGATCTTTATTTTAaacttttcctccttccctctttCGTCCTTTTGTCCATAAATAAGCGGGTCTTCTTTGGCACCCTTGATTATTCCTTTCGCATCTTCCTGCTTGCTCTCCATCTCGTCGTTCACCTCGACGTTGTCTTCATTGTCCTCCtccgtttttccttttctcttttttgccttAATTCGTATGACCCCCTTCATGGTGGTGGTTTGCGAGCTTCAGTTTGGAAAATTCATATAAAGCAGATAATCACTACGGCGCAGAAAATGATGTTAACTCGCTTGGTGCACCGACACCTGCGTAACAGATACACAGGTATACACCCCTACGGCTACTTAACTGTGCGCCTTTCGTACCATTCGCTAAAATTCGCTAACATCTGTTCGCATACAAGTAGGATTGCGGCGGTTCGGGTTAACCATTTCGCATATTTTATTAGAAGTAGAATTTTACttatcttttttaaaaagccaTGCTTTGACAATCTTCTCCGGTTTTCATATCCCCCTCTGGTTACATGTTTTTCTCCCTTGCTTCGTTTGAACTAGCCGAAGTGGGAAGTTCCGCAGAAATGATCCCGGCTTGCATAAAATTGACACGTTGGCTCCTACGACCAGCAGGCCATAACTGATAACCGTTTTATCtctattttcttcttaacaAAATGGCTAAGTtggttagaaaaaaaaaggaccatTCGAACATGCATACCAAcgtgcataaatatatgtacataatttaCACGTATGCGTGGTGGTATGGCTTGTGGAGCAGGTTCCGCAATGAACTTTCATCTGCCAGAacttttcgatttttttttttttttttttttttttcctgcttcatTCCATCTGTGCTTTAAAATGAGTTGGCGCTATTTTTTTGCCCACGCTGTAATTAGCCCTATGTTAGCACATATAATacaattcttcttttgcgGTTTGCGCTGGTGCGAGAGCCACCCGGTTTTTGATGTTGATAATATGAGACCCTTTCGCAACCATGTGAACCTAACACGAATGTATAGGGAGAAGAACACATGCGTTCGTGTCACCTGCTATGAAATTATCGGTGATCGCTACTTCTGTCCTTATGAATTTCGCCCCAAATGGTTTACCTCTTTTCCAGGACGAATAAACTTTGgaatgtttttcctttttttttctccctttccaAAGCGAGCACCCATTTCTCCtgcaccattttgtttacctcttttgagaaaaaataaaaataacctCACTATGAGCTTTACAAATGAagcagaaaaatatttggacTCGTGTGATGGACGTTGGGTGAGTAATTATCCCAGTGTTGTTCACGTAGGTGGTGAAAAGTATAGCCACTTTTGTTATGTATAATCAGGTCcccacatacacatataaaccCTTACATACACTCGCACGGATCATCCGCGGAGACAGCGCTGTGGTACTAAATTTACCCCAAACGTGTCTGACAGTGTGAAAATCCCGCAGCGAAAAACTGCCATGTCAGGCAAAGAGGGCTCATACACACCCCCCACATAGCAACGCACAAGTGGATGTACACCTAACCTATATGCCATTCTTCACTCATCATCGTGGCGCCGTCGAGTGAAATATGCACAGATCGAATTTTTCGCAACgtgttacaaaaatttgaaagaGAAAATGTTTAACGTTTGTCCTGCTGGACATGCAAGGTGGAACACACAAAAGGGCTTTCCATCGATTAACCCATCGgtggcacatttttttttttttttttttcctctcctcccGGGGGAATTATACCCAGTCGGAACCCATTTTGATCGTCGCTGAACTATTCAGTGGCGCGAAAAATATAACGTCTTAGAAAGATTATTCGCAACAGTTTTatacaattaaaaaagggggcaccGCTGGCGTGGCTTGGTGATGACACAGCGGGGTGATAACACTACAGGGGGTGGGATGCGTGGACAGGCACACATCCCCTTATGCACAGactggaaaaaagggaaaaactgCCAAGTGGGCCAGGCGGTTACCATACATTTGGAATAACGCCCACACGAAAAGTTGTGCCAGCTGGCGTACCGTGGTAAAATGCGATTATACGATTAAACACGCAGCACAGGGCACATCGCCGTGCGTGCGTCAAACAGGAGGCGGGCTTGCACCGTCACTTGATTAATTggttaaattaaaaaaaaaaaaaaaacaccacgAAATGGGGTAAAAGACGCCTCCCCTAGATATTCCATTCAAATCGCATCGATGTCGATTTCCTCCTCGTCGCCCGTGTAATTCATACCATCTTTGGCatccaaaaatatttcttcctcgtACTTTTCACTCTTGGAGTCTTCAAACACCTTATCGTTATCGTTGGCGATTGCGTTATTTGTACTACCCCCGTTTTGGGTTTCCCTCATTTTGTCGTCATTATTTCGCAAAGACTTCACTTTGTAGCTGGTTAAGTTGCTATTCACGTGGTTACTAACTTGGctatcttcctcctccgatTCGTCATCATCAGATTCGTTTTCCTTCAACCAACTGACGAAATGCTTCGCCATGCATTTGCATTTATTGTAGCATTCCAGGTAGTActtatttttctcatcaaTACTATCACAGTTGTTCTTCTCAAACAAGGCCGTGGCAGAACTGCCAGCATCATACCATTTAATGATGTCCTTGCTTTCGAAGATATCATTGTTGTATAGTACTTGCAAAATATAAGGGTAAATAATAAGTGCATTCTCAGCGACCTTATTAACGTAGTATTCCAGGGCGAGAAAAATATCCGTAACGGTAACCGACGTGTCATTGACCTTCTTTATGTACTTGATATACTTTTGTAATAATTCCTTGGTTATCTGATTGTCAAATAATGCAGAGagacaaataaaaattctaCACTTGGAATCAAAACTCTGAGACACCTGCAGCACACGAAGTTCCTCGCAAAAGTCGTTTTCACTGATATTTGGGAAGGTAACAAATAGGGTCCTCAATCTTTCGATAACTTCCTTAATTTCTACACTGTCAAAATGGAGAGATTCCTTCTCTAATAC contains:
- a CDS encoding DNA-directed RNA polymerase subunit beta, encoding MKGVIRIKAKKRKGKTEEDNEDNVEVNDEMESKQEDAKGIIKGAKEDPLIYGQKDERGKEEKFKIKINESDDEMSSIAFSGDVNEYKNVGEGTLRGSASQQKNVKKQDNIGEGYSPGLAQRSDQVEAINQRFVQFREDKPNGKTHEGVKIEPMDGIPICSDPPRSIPNRGKNRAEDNFSELVVKSRAHNKKIYEESKDIKNVTEKWKLLPAYLKVKGLVKQHIESYNYFIRHEIKTIMNATTNKILKSDIDEHFYVEFLDIFVGRPLVEENMIETNLTPQICRQRDLTYSAPIYVDVEYVKGSNIIRKNNVEIGRLPVMLRSDICILNNKSEEELMKLGECPYDPGGYFIVKGTERVLLMQEQLSKNRIIVEMDIKHNICATITSTTAESKSRCAIVYKNNKLYLKHNSFIEDIGVCIILRAMGYETDQEIFQMIGSHRNYLNGILLSLYELYSENIRTNLDALLYIGKKIRPRLLAKGFFSSMKEKQVKNEKDIIEEGLDFLSRVLLSHIQQKNKYDFRNKARCICLMIRRVLDSANNKNELDDKDYYGNKRLELAGQLISLLFEDLYKRFYFTLKKQIDQTLSKYMQSNYTSKLKYSGNINETYPDVFRSLPKDIITRGMQAAISTGNWNIKRFKMEKSGVSQVLSRLSFIACIGMMTRLNSQFEKGRKVSGPRALQPSQWGVLCPCDTPEGESCGLVKNLALMTHVTNDNENNEHLIEILYTLGVEDSDSLTGEEMYKEGIFFVIFNGILLGVHKKPRVFMRRIRCLRRYGKIGQFVSIYDNFLHNAIYISTDGGRLCRPLIIVENGKSKLTQEHILSLEKGTINFFDLLKSSVIEWIDVNEQNNLLIALNESDISVNTTHLEIDPLTILGVVAGLIPYPNHNQSPRNTYQCAMGKQAIGAIGYNQFVRCDTLLYLLVYPQKPLVKSKTIEFINFEKLPAGQNAIVAVMSFGGYDIEDAIVMNKSSIDRGFGRCMSLRKHAVELKKYFNGSNDLVLPSPLAISKLQQRQDKQRQEKQLQEKQHAVPKQRQVKEEGDHAENGAVTNVEEPKKFHNKEIKKYHSLDVDGVVSIGYLLKEGQVYINKYSPKNVKDHVKDISKIDLNDLKANEVKYKSVYPSYIDKIIFTENAEGLKIYKIIMRQTRLPELGDKFSSRHGQKGVVGLLVNQEDMPFTESGICPDLIMNPHGFPSRMTVGKLLELVASKSAVLDGELKYGSIFSGTPFEEMASILFKYGFNCSSKELLYSGLTGEPLETYIFMGPIYYQKLKHMVQDKIHARARGPRQLLTRQPTEGRSKEGGLRLGEMERDCLIAYGVSNLLLERLMLSSDVCDVYICEDCGMMGYDTYCTFCQKCDKNALVKMPYACKLLFQELQTMNVFPKIVVKET
- a CDS encoding Eukaryotic translation initiation factor codes for the protein MSYINIPRDRNDPNYRYKMPRLISKIEGRGNGIRTNIANMGEIARSLKRPPMYPTKFFGCELGTMVKFEENEEKAIVNGAHKENDLVNILDKFIEMYVLCPHCLLPETDIIVKKGFLICKCNACGNIGELNNSHKIATYMIKNPPQISTLGSKKKKTKDKKVEKNGKGKSEKGLAEKGDKNEETRNGIPPSGGDYDSSDGLDTDKSNPTNNENAKKDKKSKKKDKKKNKTEDNFVLEKESLHFDSVEIKEVIERLRTLFVTFPNISENDFCEELRVLQVSQSFDSKCRIFICLSALFDNQITKELLQKYIKYIKKVNDTSVTVTDIFLALEYYVNKVAENALIIYPYILQVLYNNDIFESKDIIKWYDAGSSATALFEKNNCDSIDEKNKYYLECYNKCKCMAKHFVSWLKENESDDDESEEEDSQVSNHVNSNLTSYKVKSLRNNDDKMRETQNGGSTNNAIANDNDKVFEDSKSEKYEEEIFLDAKDGMNYTGDEEEIDIDAI
- a CDS encoding Tat binding protein 1(TBP-1)-interacting protein, whose protein sequence is MKNNKSKGGNKKKVQTAKGGGITTHGNSDSPKIALQNGGGKDKQKGEAIEGSHEKVTQQEDRNKPSDGHQTTDNNFEGAKMISASPSSVCAPMQVRPSGKKVEYPKKESNRKKPQKGKTIIKKGAPSSGDINIESEKQSSNNKKRNKPTTGEDSKKGLKKEMHEEEKKTKGETAYEVPPTKEQPTIGKDLAQSSGEKEAAIISPDHQILESESGKKCEDPHVDSENANGVKTNANKKRKISKKGEVDGQNETSSQCEKKDGQAVTSQPDTINEEGKAPPETTTLIEKKSQKTACKSDAANKPKGAKITLSEEETKEKIYKYMKQTNRPYSVINVYDNLHGTISKNVVQKLMDELSTEKKLQCKEYGKAKVYLVNQREFKSLNMQEMEKLKKDIEGMREQTEVAKNNFNHFAKIKKKVTQDLELVENVDKYKKEFHLVEEEIKMYQEANKACKLTADEIDLIKKKHGYLHAMWLKRKNLCVEIIKCVATVTDKDTKGVIFHLGIDVDEDVVPLSLYS